The following are encoded together in the Sphingomicrobium clamense genome:
- a CDS encoding FMN-binding glutamate synthase family protein, with the protein MIERIAQLLSDAFVIAVGLGVLAVLVLFVIDVSQRQDTVRRNFPVIGRFRHLFTHLGDFFRQYFFAMDREEMPFNRAQRNWVERAAENKDNVLPFGSTKRLQPVGTPIFVNAAWPTLDEDAVEAPPLVIGPGAKKPYEAPSFFNMSAMSYGSLSKPAVRALSLGTARGGCWVCTGEGGLSDHHLEGGGDVVFQLGTAKYGARNADGSLNEEKLKEIASHPQVRMIELKLAQGAKPGKGGILPAKKVTAEIARIRGIPQGQDSISPNRHPEIGNNEELLDMIERMRSVSGIPVGIKTVLGDDQWLDEFFAAVVERGKDCAPDFITIDSGDGGTGAAPMPLMDNVGMMIHEALPLAVNLREKYGLEHRIRIVASGKLITPSDVAWALATGADFVNAARGFMFAIGCIQAMKCDTNNCPTGVTTHKKRLQRGLVPEDKAERVEHFVKHMRKEVGIIAHSCGVRSPRDLGRQHVRIVCPDGRSRLMSELHPGPALQE; encoded by the coding sequence ATGATCGAACGAATTGCCCAATTGCTGTCTGATGCGTTCGTGATCGCGGTGGGACTGGGCGTCCTGGCCGTCCTCGTGCTGTTCGTGATCGATGTCAGCCAGCGGCAGGACACAGTGCGCCGCAACTTTCCGGTCATCGGGCGCTTTCGCCATCTCTTCACGCATCTGGGCGACTTTTTCCGCCAGTATTTCTTCGCAATGGACCGCGAGGAGATGCCGTTCAACCGCGCGCAGCGAAACTGGGTTGAGCGGGCAGCCGAGAATAAGGACAATGTCCTGCCATTCGGGTCGACCAAGCGGCTTCAGCCGGTCGGCACGCCCATCTTCGTCAACGCGGCCTGGCCGACGCTCGACGAGGATGCAGTCGAGGCACCGCCGCTGGTCATCGGGCCGGGGGCAAAGAAACCGTACGAGGCGCCGAGCTTCTTCAACATGAGCGCGATGAGCTACGGCTCGTTGTCCAAGCCTGCCGTGCGCGCCCTTTCGCTTGGGACGGCGCGCGGCGGTTGCTGGGTTTGCACCGGCGAGGGGGGCCTGTCGGACCATCATCTCGAAGGCGGGGGCGACGTCGTCTTCCAACTCGGCACCGCCAAATATGGCGCGCGCAACGCCGATGGGTCGCTCAACGAAGAAAAGCTCAAGGAAATCGCTTCGCATCCGCAGGTCCGGATGATCGAATTGAAGCTCGCGCAGGGCGCCAAACCCGGTAAGGGCGGCATCCTGCCTGCGAAGAAGGTCACCGCCGAGATCGCCCGCATTCGCGGCATCCCGCAGGGGCAGGACAGTATCTCCCCCAATCGCCATCCCGAAATCGGAAATAACGAAGAACTGCTCGACATGATCGAGCGGATGCGGTCGGTGAGCGGCATCCCCGTTGGCATCAAGACCGTCCTGGGCGACGATCAATGGCTCGACGAATTCTTCGCGGCGGTCGTCGAGCGGGGCAAGGATTGCGCGCCCGACTTCATCACCATCGATAGCGGTGACGGTGGGACCGGTGCGGCGCCGATGCCGTTGATGGATAATGTCGGGATGATGATCCACGAGGCGCTGCCGCTGGCGGTCAACCTGCGCGAGAAATACGGGCTCGAACATCGCATTCGGATCGTGGCGAGCGGCAAACTCATCACGCCCTCGGATGTCGCCTGGGCGCTGGCGACGGGCGCGGATTTCGTCAATGCGGCGCGCGGTTTCATGTTTGCCATCGGCTGCATCCAGGCGATGAAGTGCGACACCAATAACTGTCCGACCGGGGTGACGACCCACAAGAAGCGGCTGCAGCGCGGACTGGTCCCCGAGGATAAGGCCGAACGCGTCGAGCATTTCGTCAAGCATATGCGCAAGGAAGTCGGGATCATCGCCCATAGTTGCGGCGTCCGCAGCCCACGCGATCTGGGGCGGCAGCACGTCCGGATCGTGTGCCCCGACGGGCGCAGCCGGCTGATGAGCGAATTGCATCCCGGCCCGGCGCTTCAGGAGTAG
- a CDS encoding sterol desaturase family protein: MLSYLSQMPWWQALAIVIGVVALMELTAYAAHRWIMHGKWGWGWHESHHQPRTGLFERNDYYAVVFAILSITLFAIATLTGTAWLFWVAAGITTYGLLYFLAHDGLVHNRLPFRIVPKGGYLQRLYQAHRLHHAVDGREGCVSFGFLYAPPIRDLKAQLKRPQPGADA, from the coding sequence ATGCTTTCCTATCTCTCCCAAATGCCCTGGTGGCAGGCGCTCGCGATCGTCATCGGCGTCGTCGCGCTGATGGAATTGACTGCTTATGCGGCGCATCGCTGGATCATGCACGGCAAGTGGGGTTGGGGCTGGCACGAGAGCCATCACCAGCCGCGCACGGGCCTTTTCGAGCGCAACGACTATTATGCGGTGGTTTTCGCAATCCTGTCGATCACGCTGTTCGCGATCGCGACGCTGACCGGCACCGCGTGGCTATTCTGGGTCGCGGCGGGCATCACGACCTACGGGTTGCTCTATTTCCTTGCGCATGACGGGCTTGTGCATAACCGCCTGCCATTCCGGATCGTGCCCAAAGGCGGCTATCTGCAACGTCTTTATCAGGCGCACCGGCTGCACCACGCGGTCGATGGGCGCGAAGGGTGCGTGAGCTTCGGCTTTCTCTATGCCCCGCCGATCCGCGACCTGAAGGCGCAGCTCAAGCGACCGCAGCCGGGGGCCGACGCCTAA